One region of Oxalobacteraceae bacterium OTU3CAMAD1 genomic DNA includes:
- a CDS encoding FtsX-like permease family protein, producing the protein MEIRPIISALLRNKTGPILVAVQVALSLAILANALHIVQVRQAVSARASGIANEQDVLSLQIRHLKYGSHQHQLAVQRTETATLRAVPGVMSVAATSQMPLSRSGNYSSLSVDRKQLKTITQTTTYFGGDSLIKTWGLQLIEGRDFVPSEVPEIDQNTSNDFAKIVIITRALGEKLWPGQTAFVGKTFFFGAGNDAKEVRVIGVVEKLQSPGAQIKEDGEYSTLVPVRLTGDDVHNYTVRAEPGQLDRVIKDASAALTAASPTPVIIKTRTMNEIRKDRYRADQAMAWMLVTVSVLLLLITASGIVGMASLWVTQRRKQIGVRRALGARRIDILRYFVTENIMITSAGVAAGVLLALGLNQLLVSKLEMARLPGGYLLAGAGVFLALGVAAVYGPAWRAATISPATATRSA; encoded by the coding sequence ATGGAAATCCGCCCCATCATCTCCGCGCTGTTGCGCAACAAGACCGGCCCGATACTGGTGGCCGTGCAGGTCGCGCTTAGCCTCGCGATACTGGCCAACGCGCTGCACATCGTGCAGGTGCGCCAGGCGGTATCGGCGCGCGCCAGCGGCATCGCCAACGAGCAGGACGTGCTGAGCCTGCAGATCCGCCACCTCAAATACGGCAGCCATCAGCACCAGCTGGCCGTGCAGCGCACCGAGACGGCCACCCTGCGCGCGGTGCCGGGGGTGATGTCGGTGGCCGCCACCAGCCAGATGCCGCTGTCGCGTTCCGGTAACTACAGCAGCCTGTCCGTCGACCGCAAGCAGCTCAAGACCATCACCCAGACCACCACCTATTTCGGTGGCGATTCACTGATCAAGACCTGGGGCCTGCAGTTGATCGAGGGCCGCGACTTCGTGCCAAGCGAGGTGCCGGAGATCGACCAGAACACCAGCAACGACTTTGCCAAGATCGTCATCATCACCAGGGCGCTGGGCGAAAAACTGTGGCCGGGCCAGACCGCTTTCGTCGGCAAGACCTTCTTCTTCGGCGCCGGCAACGACGCCAAGGAAGTGCGCGTGATCGGCGTGGTCGAGAAGCTGCAATCGCCCGGCGCCCAGATCAAGGAGGACGGCGAGTATTCGACCCTGGTGCCGGTGCGCCTGACCGGCGACGACGTCCACAACTACACCGTGCGCGCCGAACCGGGGCAGCTGGATCGCGTCATCAAGGATGCCTCGGCGGCGCTGACGGCCGCCTCGCCCACGCCGGTGATCATCAAAACCCGCACCATGAACGAAATTCGCAAGGACCGCTACCGCGCCGACCAGGCGATGGCGTGGATGCTGGTGACGGTCAGCGTGCTGCTGTTGCTGATCACCGCCAGCGGCATCGTCGGCATGGCCAGCCTGTGGGTGACGCAGCGGCGCAAGCAAATCGGCGTGCGGCGCGCCCTCGGCGCCCGCCGCATCGACATCCTGCGCTACTTCGTCACCGAGAACATCATGATCACCAGCGCCGGCGTGGCGGCCGGCGTGCTGCTGGCGCTGGGCCTGAACCAGCTGCTGGTGAGCAAACTGGAAATGGCGCGCCTGCCCGGCGGCTACCTGCTGGCCGGCGCCGGCGTGTTCCTGGCGCTGGGCGTGGCCGCCGTCTACGGGCCGGCGTGGCGCGCCGCCACCATCTCGCCGGCGACAGCCACCCGCAGCGCGTGA
- a CDS encoding ABC transporter permease — MFQYYFMLGLRSLRRNPALTALMVLTLAIGVAASIATLTILHVMSGDPIPSKSDRLFVPLVDNGPLEGWSPADGPNDKQISYRDAVNLLGSKAGERRTAIYGIAVAIEPARKDIGVFNASGIAPSGDFFNMFEAPFLHGQGWSPADDKAGADVVVLSRKLSEKLYGDADPVGQRMTMGGFQYQIVGVLDTWNVVPRFHRVIGARDGPFSEEEELYIPFTSAIRHEMQRNGSTSCSSDFGPGFQAFLNSECTWIQFWFETRSGADRAELQSFLDSYAIEQRKLGRLKRNAPNMLYDVREWLDYLKVVANDSKLSAWLAFGFLVLCLVNTIGLLLAKFSVRAAEVGIRRALGASRREIFNQFLIETTVVGLAGGALGLLLAFGALALIAMQSKALTAVAHMDWIMLLTTFALAVLSAVLAGLLPTWRACQVTPALQLKSQ, encoded by the coding sequence ATGTTCCAATATTATTTTATGCTCGGCCTGCGCAGCCTGCGCCGCAATCCGGCGCTGACGGCGCTGATGGTGCTGACCCTGGCGATCGGCGTGGCCGCCAGCATCGCCACCCTGACCATCCTGCACGTGATGTCGGGCGATCCGATCCCCAGCAAGAGCGACCGCCTGTTCGTGCCGCTGGTCGACAACGGCCCGCTGGAAGGCTGGTCTCCCGCCGACGGCCCAAACGACAAGCAGATCAGCTACCGCGACGCCGTCAATCTGCTGGGCAGCAAAGCCGGCGAGCGCCGCACGGCGATTTACGGCATCGCCGTCGCCATCGAGCCGGCGCGCAAGGACATCGGCGTGTTCAACGCCAGCGGCATCGCCCCGAGCGGCGATTTCTTCAACATGTTCGAGGCGCCCTTCCTGCACGGCCAGGGCTGGAGCCCGGCCGACGACAAGGCGGGCGCCGATGTCGTGGTCCTGAGCCGCAAGCTGTCCGAAAAATTGTATGGCGACGCCGATCCGGTCGGCCAGCGCATGACCATGGGCGGCTTCCAGTACCAGATCGTCGGCGTGCTCGATACCTGGAACGTGGTGCCGCGCTTCCACCGTGTGATCGGCGCCAGGGACGGCCCTTTTAGCGAGGAGGAGGAACTGTATATTCCGTTCACCAGCGCGATCCGCCACGAGATGCAGCGCAACGGCAGCACCAGTTGCAGCAGCGATTTCGGCCCCGGCTTCCAGGCTTTCCTGAACTCCGAGTGTACCTGGATCCAGTTCTGGTTCGAGACGCGCAGCGGCGCCGATCGCGCAGAACTGCAAAGCTTCCTGGACAGCTACGCGATCGAACAGCGCAAGCTGGGACGCCTGAAGCGCAACGCCCCCAACATGCTCTACGACGTGCGCGAATGGCTGGACTACCTGAAGGTGGTGGCCAACGACAGCAAACTGTCGGCGTGGCTGGCATTCGGCTTCCTGGTCCTTTGCCTGGTCAACACCATCGGCCTGCTGCTGGCCAAGTTCTCGGTGCGCGCCGCCGAAGTGGGCATCCGCCGCGCGCTGGGCGCCTCGCGCCGGGAGATCTTCAACCAGTTCCTGATCGAGACCACGGTGGTCGGCCTGGCCGGCGGCGCGCTCGGATTGCTGCTGGCCTTTGGCGCGCTGGCGCTGATCGCCATGCAGTCGAAGGCGCTGACGGCGGTGGCGCACATGGACTGGATCATGTTGCTGACCACCTTCGCGCTGGCCGTGCTGTCGGCGGTGCTGGCCGGGCTGCTGCCGACCTGGCGCGCCTGCCAGGTCACGCCCGCGCTGCAACTCAAATCCCAATAA
- a CDS encoding ABC transporter ATP-binding protein, whose amino-acid sequence MLRMQNLSKVYRTHMIETHALRGFEINVKQGEFVTVTGPSGSGKTSFLNIAGLLEEFTDGEYILDGINVKGMDDNARSRLRNEKLGFIFQGFNLIPDLSLFDNVDVPLRYRGFNAAERKERIEDALSKVGLASRMKHYPAELSGGQQQRVAIARALAGSPKLLLADEPTGNLDTQMARGVMELLEEINAQGTTILMVTHDPELAVRSQRNVHIIDGQVSDLVRKAPSLFDAKASADGKSHVA is encoded by the coding sequence ATGCTGCGCATGCAAAACCTGAGCAAAGTCTATCGCACCCACATGATCGAAACCCACGCGCTGCGCGGCTTCGAGATCAACGTCAAGCAGGGCGAATTCGTCACCGTCACCGGGCCGTCCGGTTCCGGCAAAACCAGCTTCCTCAACATCGCCGGCCTGCTCGAGGAATTCACCGACGGCGAGTACATCCTCGACGGCATCAACGTCAAGGGCATGGACGACAACGCCCGCTCGCGCCTGCGCAACGAAAAACTCGGCTTCATCTTCCAGGGCTTCAACCTGATCCCCGACCTGTCGTTGTTCGACAATGTCGACGTGCCGCTGCGCTACCGGGGCTTCAACGCCGCCGAGCGCAAGGAGCGCATCGAAGACGCGTTGTCCAAGGTCGGCCTGGCCTCGCGCATGAAGCACTATCCGGCCGAACTGTCCGGCGGCCAGCAGCAGCGCGTGGCGATTGCGCGCGCGCTGGCCGGCTCGCCCAAGCTGCTGCTGGCCGATGAACCGACCGGCAACCTGGATACACAGATGGCGCGCGGCGTCATGGAACTGCTGGAGGAGATCAACGCGCAAGGCACCACCATCCTGATGGTGACCCACGACCCGGAACTGGCGGTGCGCTCGCAGCGCAATGTGCACATCATCGACGGCCAGGTGTCGGACCTGGTGCGCAAGGCGCCTTCTTTATTCGACGCCAAGGCCAGCGCCGACGGCAAGTCGCATGTCGCCTAA
- a CDS encoding efflux RND transporter periplasmic adaptor subunit codes for MIRDTSSQDAVIAAPKGQTAKRRLVIAAAALALLAVGYYLFHTWGGSDHSVNISRLRIAEVTRGTLIRDAAVNGRIVAAISPTLYSTSPATVTLKAAAGDTVKKGDVLAVLESPDLSDALKREQSAYAQIEADVERQKILARKQKLLARRDADTAEIDRLSAQRTLERYDAVANDGVVAKIDYQKAKDALNSADIRARHARQAAELEGDNVALELTSKVKQLEQQRMILSNAQRRVDELTVRAPVDGFIGTLSVANRSVVPLNTPLMTLVDLSKLEVELEVPETYVADIGLGMSAEINVGTGTATGKLSALSPEVVKNQVLARVRFNGAQPAGLRQNQRITARLLIDEKPNTLMVQRGPFVESEGGRFAYVVRDGIAIRTPIKMGATSVSAVEILDGLKQGDKIVIAGSETFENAARVSINN; via the coding sequence ATGATCCGCGACACCTCCAGCCAAGACGCCGTCATCGCCGCCCCCAAGGGCCAAACGGCCAAGCGCCGCCTCGTCATCGCCGCCGCCGCGCTCGCGCTGCTCGCGGTTGGGTACTACCTGTTCCACACCTGGGGCGGCAGCGACCACTCGGTCAACATCTCGCGCCTGCGCATCGCCGAAGTCACGCGCGGCACCCTGATCCGCGACGCCGCCGTCAACGGCCGCATCGTCGCCGCCATCAGCCCCACCTTGTACTCGACGTCCCCCGCCACCGTCACCCTGAAGGCGGCCGCCGGCGACACCGTCAAAAAGGGCGACGTGCTGGCGGTGCTCGAATCGCCCGACCTGTCGGACGCGCTCAAACGCGAACAATCGGCCTACGCGCAGATCGAGGCCGACGTCGAGCGCCAGAAGATCCTGGCCCGCAAACAAAAGCTGCTGGCCCGACGCGACGCCGACACCGCCGAAATCGACCGCCTGTCCGCCCAGCGCACCTTGGAGCGCTACGACGCCGTGGCCAACGACGGCGTCGTCGCCAAGATCGACTACCAGAAGGCCAAGGACGCATTGAACTCCGCCGACATCCGCGCCCGCCATGCCCGCCAGGCGGCCGAACTGGAAGGCGACAACGTGGCGCTGGAACTGACCTCCAAGGTCAAACAGCTGGAGCAGCAGCGCATGATCCTGTCCAACGCCCAGCGCCGCGTCGACGAGTTGACGGTGCGCGCGCCGGTCGACGGTTTCATCGGCACGCTGTCGGTGGCCAACCGCAGCGTGGTGCCGCTCAACACACCGCTCATGACCCTGGTCGACCTGTCCAAGCTGGAGGTCGAGCTGGAAGTGCCCGAAACCTACGTCGCCGACATCGGCCTGGGCATGAGCGCGGAGATCAACGTCGGCACCGGCACGGCCACCGGCAAGCTGTCGGCGCTGTCGCCGGAGGTGGTCAAGAACCAGGTGCTGGCGCGGGTGCGCTTCAACGGCGCCCAGCCGGCCGGCCTGCGCCAGAACCAGCGCATCACCGCGCGCCTGCTGATCGACGAAAAACCCAACACGCTGATGGTGCAGCGCGGCCCGTTCGTCGAATCCGAGGGCGGCCGCTTCGCCTATGTGGTCCGCGACGGCATCGCCATCCGCACACCGATCAAGATGGGCGCCACCAGCGTCTCCGCCGTGGAGATCCTCGATGGCCTGAAACAAGGCGACAAGATCGTCATCGCCGGCAGCGAAACGTTCGAGAACGCCGCGCGCGTCTCGATCAACAACTAA